A genomic window from Sulfurimonas paralvinellae includes:
- the rplJ gene encoding 50S ribosomal protein L10: MLKSKKAEVIAQLTNSFENTTAVVICDYKGMTVSQLEELRKAARAKDTSVQVVKNSLATIALNNAGMSGVEIKDTNIFVWSDDVIAASKIAADFAKTNDKFVIKAGYLDKEPADVAKIEAFAKLPGREELLGMLAATWMAPITNLAIGIDALRKKKEEEEA, from the coding sequence ATGCTTAAGTCAAAAAAAGCGGAAGTGATCGCACAATTAACGAACTCTTTCGAAAATACGACAGCAGTTGTTATCTGTGACTACAAAGGTATGACAGTAAGTCAACTTGAAGAGTTACGTAAAGCTGCTCGTGCAAAAGACACAAGTGTTCAGGTTGTTAAAAACTCTTTAGCAACAATCGCACTCAACAATGCAGGTATGAGCGGTGTAGAGATCAAAGATACAAACATTTTTGTTTGGTCTGATGATGTTATCGCCGCTTCTAAAATAGCTGCAGATTTTGCAAAAACAAATGACAAATTTGTTATTAAAGCCGGTTATTTAGATAAAGAACCTGCAGACGTAGCTAAAATCGAAGCATTTGCTAAACTTCCTGGCCGCGAAGAGCTACTTGGTATGCTTGCAGCAACTTGGATGGCTCCAATTACAAACCTTGCAATTGGAATCGATGCTTTACGCAAAAAGAAAGAAGAAGAGGAAGCATAG
- the rplL gene encoding 50S ribosomal protein L7/L12 produces MAVTKEDVLEFISGLSVLELSELVKEFEEKFGVSAQPVAVAGVAGGDAGAAAAEKTEFDVVLTDAGAKKIGVIKAVRALTGLGLKEAKEACEALPSTIKEGVDKEAAEEAKAALEEAGATVEVK; encoded by the coding sequence ATGGCTGTAACTAAAGAAGACGTATTAGAATTTATTTCTGGTTTATCTGTTCTTGAGCTTTCTGAGCTTGTAAAAGAATTCGAAGAAAAATTTGGTGTATCTGCACAACCTGTTGCTGTTGCTGGTGTTGCTGGTGGTGACGCTGGTGCAGCTGCTGCTGAAAAAACTGAGTTTGATGTAGTACTTACTGACGCTGGTGCTAAGAAAATCGGTGTTATTAAAGCTGTTCGTGCGCTTACTGGTCTTGGACTTAAAGAAGCAAAAGAAGCATGTGAAGCATTACCATCTACTATCAAAGAAGGTGTAGATAAAGAAGCTGCTGAAGAAGCAAAAGCTGCTCTAGAAGAAGCTGGTGCTACAGTAGAAGTTAAGTAA
- the rpoB gene encoding DNA-directed RNA polymerase subunit beta — protein sequence MLNTLYSGNRLRVDFSKTPQEIEVPNLLQLQQNSYETFLMLDKKERAASGIEKVFQSVFPIHDAQNRLTVEYIGSEVTNPKYTVRECMERGLTYAVSLRMKTRLVLWDRDENTKEKLGVKDIKEQSIFVRDIPLMTDRTSFIINGVERVVVNQLHRSPGVIFKEEESTTAGNKLIYTGQIIPDRGSWLYFEYDPKDILYMRINKRRKVPVTIMFRALGYSKQDILKLFYPIQTIKIEENQFIMDFNPKDYAARLTYDLLDKDGKVLVASSKRLSAKKAQKFIDDGLTEVQYPLEVLLDRYLAEPIIDPETGEVLFDTMTHIDESKLKKMTEIGVTEFKIANDLAEGVDSSIINAFNADADSLKLLKQTEEIEDENDLAAIRIYKVMRPGEPVTKEAAKIFVNQLFFDPERYDLTQVGRMKMNHKLGLNVPEYVTVLTHEDIIESVKYVIKVKNGQGHIDDRDHLGNRRIRSIGELLGNELHNGLIKMQKAIRDKLSTMSGPMNELMPHDLINSKMITSTIMEFFSGGQLSQFMDQTNPLSEVTHKRRLSALGEGGLVKERAGFEVRDVHPTHYGRICPIETPEGQNIGLINTLAMYAKVNEHGFIEAPYKVMKDGKVTHEIVYLTATQEEGKMIAAASNKIDENGQFVEDLIAVRQDGEILLRKPEDCEYADLSSQMVVGVAASLIPFLEHDDANRALMGSNMQRQAVPLLRANAPMVGTGVEKLVARDAWECVKAKRAGKIEKVDGKHIYVMGEEDGEIFIDYYPLQKNLRTNQNTCFTQKPIVNVGDVVAKGQIIADGPNMDKGELALGVNAMVAFMPWNGYNFEDAIVISERLIRQDAFTSVHIYEKEVEARELKHGVEEITRDIPNVRDDELAHLDESGIVKIGTSVKGGMILVGKVSPKGEVKPTPEERLLRAIFGEKAGHVVNKSLYCPPSMEGVVVDIKVFTKKGYDKDPRALELEKEERDYLEREHYDRLIMIDKEEMLRVTKLLTREPLQADIKIGDTEYKAGDVINGDDLKEVNRFAMNAIVKSFSEEIQDEYNKTKNHFQKQKRLFRDEHEEKLSILEKDDILPNGVVKYVKVYIATKRHLKVGDKMAGRHGNKGIVSNIVPEVDMPYMEDGRSVDVCLNPLGVPSRMNIGQILEMHLGMAGRELGNQIQEEFDKKQADFIKNLREKMTTIADTAGLMHASKVIGEMDDEEFLKHARDWAKGVKFATPIFEGVNADEFEKLYELAKMAEDGKVVLYDGKTGEKMKERVNVGYMYILKLHHLVDEKIHARSTGPYSLVTQQPVGGKALFGGQRFGEMEVWALEAYGASAVLKEMLTIKSDDVDGRVRAYKALTRGELVPASGIPETLFVLTKELQALALDVEIMDEVEDDE from the coding sequence ATGTTAAACACTTTATATTCCGGAAACCGTCTTCGTGTAGACTTCTCTAAAACTCCTCAAGAAATTGAAGTACCAAATTTACTCCAACTCCAACAAAACTCATATGAAACATTTTTAATGTTAGACAAAAAAGAGAGAGCTGCAAGTGGAATTGAAAAAGTATTTCAATCAGTATTTCCTATTCATGATGCACAAAACAGACTTACTGTTGAGTACATCGGTTCAGAAGTAACGAACCCTAAATATACTGTTCGCGAGTGTATGGAGAGAGGTCTTACATATGCTGTAAGCCTTAGAATGAAAACACGTCTTGTACTTTGGGACAGAGACGAAAACACTAAAGAAAAACTTGGTGTAAAAGATATCAAAGAACAGTCAATCTTTGTTCGTGATATTCCACTTATGACAGATAGAACTTCTTTTATCATCAATGGTGTAGAGCGTGTCGTTGTAAATCAGCTTCACCGTTCACCTGGTGTAATTTTTAAAGAAGAAGAATCAACTACAGCAGGGAATAAACTTATCTATACTGGTCAAATCATCCCTGACCGCGGTTCATGGTTGTATTTTGAATATGATCCAAAAGATATTTTGTATATGAGAATCAACAAACGCCGTAAAGTGCCTGTAACGATTATGTTCCGTGCTTTAGGGTATTCTAAACAAGATATTTTGAAACTCTTCTACCCGATTCAGACAATCAAAATCGAAGAGAACCAATTTATAATGGATTTCAATCCAAAAGATTATGCAGCACGCTTGACATATGATCTTTTAGATAAAGATGGGAAAGTTCTTGTTGCTTCGAGTAAAAGACTTTCTGCGAAAAAAGCACAGAAATTCATTGATGACGGACTTACAGAAGTACAGTATCCGTTAGAAGTATTACTTGACCGTTATCTTGCAGAACCGATTATTGATCCGGAAACTGGTGAAGTGCTTTTTGACACAATGACACATATCGATGAGTCTAAACTTAAAAAGATGACTGAAATCGGTGTAACTGAGTTTAAAATTGCCAATGACCTCGCTGAAGGTGTTGACAGTTCAATTATCAATGCATTCAACGCGGATGCAGATTCACTGAAACTTCTAAAGCAGACTGAAGAGATTGAGGATGAAAATGATTTAGCAGCGATTCGTATCTACAAAGTTATGCGTCCTGGTGAACCGGTAACAAAAGAGGCAGCGAAGATTTTTGTAAATCAACTCTTCTTTGACCCGGAAAGATATGACCTCACGCAAGTCGGTCGTATGAAAATGAACCACAAACTTGGTCTAAATGTTCCAGAGTATGTAACAGTACTGACACATGAAGATATTATCGAGTCTGTAAAATATGTTATCAAAGTTAAAAATGGACAAGGTCACATCGATGACAGAGATCACTTAGGTAACAGACGTATCCGTTCAATCGGTGAGCTTTTAGGTAATGAGTTACATAATGGTCTTATTAAAATGCAAAAAGCGATTCGTGACAAACTCTCTACTATGAGTGGTCCGATGAATGAGCTTATGCCGCATGACCTTATCAACTCAAAAATGATTACGTCAACTATTATGGAATTCTTTTCCGGCGGACAGCTTTCTCAGTTTATGGATCAAACGAATCCACTCTCTGAAGTAACACACAAACGTCGTCTTTCAGCACTTGGTGAGGGCGGTCTTGTAAAAGAGCGTGCCGGTTTTGAAGTGCGTGATGTTCACCCGACTCACTACGGAAGAATTTGTCCGATTGAGACGCCTGAGGGACAAAATATTGGTCTTATCAATACTTTGGCGATGTATGCTAAAGTAAACGAACATGGTTTTATTGAAGCACCGTATAAAGTAATGAAAGATGGAAAAGTAACGCATGAAATTGTTTACCTCACTGCAACGCAGGAAGAGGGTAAAATGATCGCTGCAGCTTCCAATAAGATCGATGAGAACGGTCAGTTCGTTGAAGATCTTATTGCTGTTCGTCAAGATGGTGAGATTTTACTTCGTAAGCCTGAAGATTGTGAATATGCAGACCTTTCATCTCAGATGGTTGTCGGTGTTGCCGCTTCACTTATTCCATTCTTGGAACATGATGATGCCAACCGTGCACTCATGGGTTCAAACATGCAGCGTCAAGCAGTTCCTCTTTTACGTGCAAATGCACCTATGGTCGGAACGGGTGTTGAGAAACTTGTTGCTCGTGATGCATGGGAATGTGTCAAAGCGAAACGTGCAGGTAAAATCGAGAAAGTAGATGGGAAACATATCTATGTAATGGGTGAGGAAGATGGTGAGATATTCATTGACTACTATCCATTACAAAAGAATTTAAGAACAAACCAAAACACTTGTTTCACACAAAAACCTATTGTAAATGTTGGTGACGTTGTCGCAAAAGGACAGATCATTGCCGACGGTCCAAATATGGACAAAGGTGAGCTTGCTCTTGGTGTTAATGCGATGGTTGCATTTATGCCTTGGAACGGTTATAACTTTGAGGATGCGATTGTTATCTCTGAAAGACTTATCCGTCAGGATGCCTTTACTTCTGTACATATCTATGAAAAAGAAGTGGAAGCACGTGAGCTTAAACACGGGGTAGAAGAGATTACTCGTGATATTCCAAATGTTCGTGATGATGAACTGGCACATTTAGATGAATCAGGGATTGTAAAAATCGGGACAAGTGTAAAAGGCGGAATGATTCTTGTTGGTAAAGTTTCTCCAAAAGGTGAAGTGAAACCTACTCCGGAAGAACGTCTTTTACGTGCAATTTTTGGTGAAAAAGCCGGTCATGTTGTCAATAAATCACTCTACTGCCCGCCATCAATGGAAGGTGTAGTTGTAGATATTAAAGTCTTCACAAAAAAAGGATATGACAAAGATCCTCGTGCACTTGAACTTGAAAAAGAAGAGCGTGACTATCTAGAGCGTGAACACTATGACAGACTTATCATGATCGATAAAGAAGAGATGCTTCGAGTAACGAAACTCCTTACTCGTGAGCCGCTTCAAGCTGATATTAAAATCGGTGATACTGAGTACAAAGCTGGAGACGTGATCAACGGCGATGACCTCAAAGAAGTAAACCGTTTTGCTATGAACGCTATTGTTAAGTCATTCTCTGAAGAGATTCAAGACGAATACAATAAGACGAAAAACCATTTCCAAAAACAAAAAAGACTTTTCCGTGATGAGCACGAAGAGAAACTTTCTATATTGGAAAAAGATGACATTCTTCCAAACGGTGTTGTAAAATATGTAAAAGTTTACATCGCTACAAAACGTCATCTTAAAGTTGGTGATAAAATGGCAGGTCGCCACGGAAATAAAGGTATCGTTTCTAATATCGTTCCTGAAGTTGATATGCCGTATATGGAAGATGGACGCAGTGTTGATGTATGTCTCAATCCACTTGGTGTACCTTCTCGTATGAATATCGGACAGATCTTGGAGATGCACCTTGGTATGGCCGGACGTGAGCTTGGTAATCAGATTCAAGAGGAATTTGATAAGAAACAGGCTGATTTCATTAAGAATCTAAGAGAAAAAATGACGACTATCGCTGATACTGCAGGCCTTATGCATGCAAGTAAAGTGATCGGTGAGATGGATGATGAAGAATTCTTGAAACATGCTCGTGACTGGGCAAAAGGTGTTAAATTCGCTACACCTATCTTCGAAGGTGTTAATGCAGATGAATTTGAGAAACTCTATGAACTTGCAAAAATGGCTGAAGATGGTAAAGTAGTTCTTTATGACGGTAAAACCGGTGAGAAGATGAAAGAGCGTGTTAACGTTGGTTACATGTATATCTTGAAATTGCATCACTTGGTTGATGAAAAAATTCACGCGCGTTCAACTGGACCTTACTCACTTGTTACACAACAACCGGTTGGTGGTAAAGCACTCTTTGGTGGTCAGAGATTTGGTGAGATGGAAGTTTGGGCACTTGAAGCATATGGTGCATCAGCTGTTCTTAAAGAGATGCTTACTATTAAATCAGATGATGTTGATGGACGTGTACGTGCATATAAAGCACTTACCCGCGGTGAATTAGTACCGGCATCCGGAATTCCGGAAACACTGTTTGTATTGACAAAAGAGCTTCAAGCATTAGCACTTGATGTAGAGATTATGGACGAGGTAGAAGACGATGAGTAG
- the tuf gene encoding elongation factor Tu, translating into MAKEKFERNKPHVNIGTIGHVDHGKTTLTAAITAVLAVKNEAEFMDYDQIDNAPEERERGITIATSHVEYETDTRHYAHVDCPGHADYVKNMITGAAQMDGAILVVSAADGPMPQTREHILLSKQVGVPYIVVFMNKEDMVDDEELLELVEMEIRELLDMYEFPGDDTPITAGSALKALEEAKTGTLGEWSEKIIALMNTVDEYIPEPERETDKDFLMPVEDVFSISGRGTVVTGRIERGVVKVGDEVEIVGIKDTQKTTVTGVEMFRKEMEQGEAGDNCGILIRGIGKDEVERGQVLCKPGSITPHTKFTAEIYVLSKDEGGRHTPFFNGYRPQFYVRTTDVTGAITLPEGTEMVMPGDNVSITAELIHPIAMEQGTKFAIREGGRTVGAGVVAEILA; encoded by the coding sequence ATGGCAAAAGAAAAGTTTGAACGTAATAAACCGCATGTTAACATCGGTACAATTGGTCACGTTGACCACGGTAAAACAACACTAACGGCAGCAATTACAGCAGTACTTGCAGTTAAAAACGAAGCGGAATTCATGGATTATGATCAAATCGATAATGCTCCAGAAGAGAGAGAGCGTGGTATTACTATCGCTACTTCACACGTAGAGTACGAAACTGATACTCGTCACTATGCACACGTTGACTGTCCAGGTCACGCGGATTATGTTAAGAATATGATTACTGGTGCTGCACAAATGGATGGTGCTATTCTTGTTGTTTCTGCAGCGGATGGCCCAATGCCACAAACTCGTGAGCACATCCTTCTTTCTAAACAAGTTGGTGTACCATACATCGTTGTTTTCATGAACAAAGAAGATATGGTTGATGACGAAGAGTTATTAGAACTAGTTGAGATGGAAATTCGTGAACTTTTAGATATGTATGAATTCCCAGGTGATGATACACCAATCACTGCAGGTTCTGCATTAAAAGCTCTTGAAGAAGCTAAAACTGGTACTTTAGGTGAGTGGTCTGAAAAAATCATCGCACTTATGAATACAGTTGATGAGTATATTCCTGAGCCAGAGCGTGAAACTGATAAAGATTTCTTAATGCCTGTTGAAGACGTGTTCTCAATTTCTGGTCGTGGTACTGTTGTAACAGGACGTATCGAGCGTGGTGTTGTTAAAGTAGGTGACGAAGTTGAAATTGTTGGTATCAAAGATACACAAAAAACTACTGTAACTGGTGTTGAAATGTTCCGTAAAGAGATGGAACAAGGTGAAGCTGGTGACAACTGTGGTATTCTTATCCGTGGTATTGGTAAAGATGAAGTTGAGCGTGGACAAGTTCTTTGTAAGCCAGGTTCAATTACACCGCACACTAAATTTACTGCTGAGATCTATGTACTAAGTAAAGACGAAGGTGGTCGTCATACTCCATTCTTTAATGGTTACCGTCCACAATTCTACGTACGTACAACAGACGTAACAGGTGCAATCACTCTACCAGAAGGTACTGAGATGGTTATGCCAGGTGATAACGTAAGTATTACTGCTGAGTTAATTCACCCAATTGCAATGGAACAAGGTACTAAGTTCGCTATCCGTGAAGGTGGTAGAACAGTTGGTGCTGGTGTTGTTGCTGAGATTCTTGCATAA
- the rplA gene encoding 50S ribosomal protein L1 — translation MSKRYKQLLEKVDNTKSYSIEEASTTVKDLKSAKFDETVEIAMNLNVDPRHADQMVRGAVVLPHGTGKTVRVAVFAKGAKADEAKAAGADIVGTDDLVAQIKEGIFNFDVVVAAPDCMGLVGQIGRILGPKGLMPNPKTGTVTPDVATAVNNVKGGQVNFRVDKKGNIHAGIGKASFDAAKIKENLESFIVAINKQKPASAKGRYIKNAALSLTMSPAVKLDLVELADIK, via the coding sequence ATGAGCAAAAGATATAAACAATTATTAGAAAAAGTTGATAATACTAAATCTTACAGTATAGAAGAAGCTTCTACAACTGTAAAAGATTTAAAAAGTGCAAAATTTGACGAGACTGTTGAAATTGCTATGAATTTAAATGTTGACCCGCGTCACGCAGACCAAATGGTTCGTGGTGCAGTGGTTCTTCCACACGGAACAGGGAAAACTGTTCGTGTTGCTGTATTTGCTAAAGGTGCAAAAGCTGATGAAGCAAAAGCTGCCGGTGCTGACATTGTTGGTACTGATGATTTAGTTGCACAGATCAAAGAAGGGATCTTTAACTTTGATGTTGTTGTTGCAGCACCAGATTGTATGGGACTTGTTGGTCAAATCGGTCGTATTTTAGGGCCAAAAGGTTTAATGCCTAACCCTAAAACCGGTACAGTTACTCCAGATGTTGCTACTGCTGTTAACAATGTTAAAGGCGGTCAGGTTAACTTTAGAGTTGACAAAAAAGGTAACATCCATGCTGGTATCGGAAAAGCTAGTTTTGATGCTGCTAAGATCAAAGAGAATCTTGAGAGCTTTATTGTTGCAATCAACAAACAAAAACCAGCATCTGCAAAAGGTCGTTATATCAAAAACGCTGCACTTTCATTAACAATGAGTCCAGCTGTTAAACTTGATCTTGTCGAGTTAGCTGATATCAAATAG
- the secE gene encoding preprotein translocase subunit SecE: protein MELSKHIRNAKLELSKVIFPTKGQVKQAYIAVIIVVSAVAAFLALVDLLMSSIMSAILG from the coding sequence ATGGAATTAAGTAAACACATTCGCAATGCAAAACTGGAACTGAGTAAAGTTATCTTTCCTACAAAAGGTCAGGTAAAACAAGCATATATTGCTGTTATTATTGTAGTTTCTGCAGTAGCAGCGTTTTTAGCATTGGTTGATCTTTTAATGTCATCAATTATGTCGGCAATTTTAGGTTAA
- the nusG gene encoding transcription termination/antitermination protein NusG translates to MAHQWYSIQTYGSDRAVRDAIFNMIEEFGLQDQITDVIVPTEDVIEVKDGKKKVSERSLYSGYVFARIDLNTEIQHMIQSIPKVSGFIGEANVPTPLSEHDINVILDRVNNRAAPKPKVFFDNGETVRIIDGPFANFTATVDEYDLEHGTLKLNVSIFGRATPVDISYTQVEKII, encoded by the coding sequence ATGGCACATCAATGGTACTCGATCCAAACCTACGGCAGTGACAGAGCAGTTAGAGATGCAATCTTTAATATGATTGAAGAGTTTGGGCTTCAAGATCAGATAACAGATGTTATCGTTCCAACTGAAGATGTTATCGAAGTAAAAGACGGTAAGAAAAAAGTAAGTGAGCGTTCACTTTATTCCGGTTATGTATTTGCAAGAATTGACTTAAATACTGAAATCCAGCATATGATCCAATCAATCCCGAAAGTATCTGGATTTATCGGTGAAGCAAATGTTCCGACACCTCTAAGCGAGCATGACATCAATGTTATCTTGGATCGTGTAAATAACCGTGCAGCTCCAAAACCAAAAGTATTTTTTGATAATGGTGAGACTGTTCGTATTATTGACGGACCGTTTGCAAACTTTACGGCAACTGTAGATGAGTATGATCTAGAGCATGGTACTCTCAAACTTAATGTTTCAATTTTCGGAAGAGCTACTCCTGTAGATATCTCTTATACGCAAGTTGAGAAAATCATATAA
- the rplK gene encoding 50S ribosomal protein L11, with protein MAKKVMDYIKLQIEAGKANPAPPVGPALGQRGVNIMEFCKAFNEKTKDKMGYKIPVVITVYNDRSFSFVTKQPPASELLMKAAGLKKGTDNPLKNKVGSITRAQLMEVVEAKIEDLNTDDKEMAANTLAGSARSIGIEIKD; from the coding sequence ATGGCAAAAAAAGTCATGGACTATATCAAGCTACAAATTGAAGCTGGTAAAGCTAACCCGGCTCCACCAGTAGGACCAGCACTAGGACAACGTGGTGTTAACATCATGGAATTCTGTAAAGCGTTTAATGAAAAAACAAAAGATAAAATGGGGTATAAAATTCCTGTTGTTATCACTGTTTACAATGACAGAAGTTTTTCATTTGTTACAAAACAACCACCGGCATCTGAACTTTTAATGAAAGCTGCAGGTCTTAAAAAAGGTACGGATAATCCACTTAAAAACAAAGTCGGATCAATCACTCGTGCTCAATTAATGGAAGTTGTTGAAGCAAAAATCGAAGATTTAAACACTGATGACAAAGAAATGGCTGCTAATACATTAGCTGGTTCAGCTCGTTCAATCGGTATTGAAATCAAAGACTAG
- the rpmG gene encoding 50S ribosomal protein L33, producing MREAIHLGCEKCTRRNYHTTKNKKTHTEKFSVRKYCKWCKEHTEHKEMKL from the coding sequence ATGAGAGAAGCAATTCACTTAGGTTGTGAGAAATGTACAAGACGTAACTATCACACAACTAAAAATAAAAAGACTCACACTGAGAAATTTTCAGTACGTAAATACTGCAAATGGTGTAAAGAGCACACAGAACACAAAGAGATGAAACTGTAA